Proteins from a genomic interval of Quercus lobata isolate SW786 chromosome 11, ValleyOak3.0 Primary Assembly, whole genome shotgun sequence:
- the LOC115967528 gene encoding bifunctional dihydrofolate reductase-thymidylate synthase-like, translating to MAGDSLMTSNGNGNGLPDPRRTYQVVVAATRDMGIGKDGKLPWNLPSDLKFFEEITVKTSDPGKKNAVLMGRKTWESIPVEKRPLPGRLNVVLTRSGSFDIATAENVLICGSVASALELLAAAPYCLSIEKVFVIGGGEILRETINAPGCDAIHISEIETSIECDRFMPAIDYSVFQPWFSSFPVVENNIRHSFTTYVRVRSSAVESLGQNGDLNFDSGSETGKFEVEKFSFLPKTIFESHEEYMYLRLVQEIISDGNPKDDRTGTGTWSKFGSQMRFNLRRTFPLLTTKKVFWRGVVEELLWFISGSTNAKVLQEKGIHIWDGNASRDYLDSIGLTEREEGDLGPVYGFQWRHFGARYTDMHADYSGQGFDQLFDVIHKIKNNPDDRRIILSAWNPSDLKLMALPPCHMFAQFYVANGELSCQMYQRSADMGLGVPFNIASYALLTCMIAHVCDLVPGDFIHVIGDAHVYRTHIRPLQEQLQKLPKPFPILKINPEKKNIDSFVAADFKLVGYDPHQKIEMKMAV from the exons ATGGCTGGTGACTCTTTGATGACTTCTAATGGCAATGGAAATGGACTGCCTGATCCACGGAGGACTTACCAAGTGGTTGTGGCTGCAACCCGAGATATGGGTATTGGTAAGGATGGAAAACTGCCCTGGAATTTACCTTCTGACCTCAAATTTTTCGAGGAAATCACTGTGAAAACCTCAGATCCTGGGAAAAAGAATGCGGTTCTAATGGGTAGGAAAACATGGGAGAGTATCCCTGTTGAGAAACGGCCTCTACCTGGTCGCCTTAATGTTGTTCTGACTCGCTCTGGGAGTTTTGACATTGCAACTGCAGAAAATGTTTTAATATGCGGAAGTGTGGCTTCTGCTTTGGAGTTGTTAGCTGCTGCACCTTACTGTCTGTCAATTGAAAAAGTGTTTGTTATCGGAGGTGGCGAGATATTGAG GGAAACTATCAATGCACCTGGATGTGATGCTATCCACATTTCAGAAATTGAGACAAGCATTGAATGTGACAGATTCATGCCTGCGATTGATTACTCTGTATTTCAGCCATGGTTCTCATCCTTTCCTGTGGTGGAAAATAACATACGACATTCCTTCACAACTTATGTTCGTGTTAGGAGTTCTGCAGTTGAATCCCTTGGTCAAAATGGTGATCTGAACTTCGATAGTGGGTCGGAGACTGGTAAGTTTGAGGTAGAGAAATTCTCTTTCCTGCCCAAGACAATCTTTGAGAGTCATGAGGAGTACATGTATCTTAGATTGGTTCAAGAAATCATCTCAGATGGAAATCCTAAGGATGACAGGACAGGGACTGGTACTTGGTCAAAGTTTGGCTCCCAG ATGCGGTTCAATCTGCGCAGAACTTTCCCACTTCTTACTACCAAG AAAGTATTTTGGCGAGGTGTCGTTGAAGAACTTCTATGGTTTATCAGTGGTTCGACAAATGCAAAG GTCCTTCAGGAAAAAGGCATTCATATATGGGATGGAAATGCTTCCAGAGATTACCTTGATAG TATCGGTTTGACAGAGAGGGAGGAGGGTGACTTAGGACCTGTATATGGGTTCCAGTGGAGACATTTTGGTGCTAG GTATACTGATATGCATGCTGACTACTCTGGCCAAGGATTTGATCAATTGTTTGATGTTATTCACAAGATTAAAAATAATCCTGATGACCGACGGATAATACTCTCAGCATGGAATCCTTCTGATCTCAAATTGATGGCTCTTCCACCTTGCCACATGTTTGCACAG TTTTATGTGGCCAATGGTGAGTTATCATGTCAAATGTATCAGCGCTCTGCTGACATGGGCCTCGGTGTGCCATTCAACATCGCATCTTATGCTCTCCTGACATGCATGATTGCTCATGTTTGTG ATCTTGTTCCAGGTGATTTCATCCATGTTATTGGGGATGCTCATGTTTATCGCACTCATATCCGGCCTCTACAGGAGCAGCTTCAGAAACTCCCTAAGCCTTTTCCA ATTTTGAAGATAAATCCTGAGAAGAAGAATATAGATTCTTTTGTGGCAGCTGATTTCAAACTTGTAGGTTATGATCCTCACCAGAAGATAGAAATGAAAATGGCAGTTTAA
- the LOC115967695 gene encoding salicylate carboxymethyltransferase-like has translation MEIQQVLHMNGGDGKTSYAINSQLQRTVAAMVKPIFEESMEELYLTLFPECLKMADLGCSAGPNTLLVVSKVMDIIGTKSQKLNRPPPSLQAFLNDLPGNDFNTIFKSLPSFYKKLENEKGSSFGHCFITAVPGSFYGRLFPNNSLHFVHSSYALMWLSEAPKQLVSKEAMNKGNICIAKTSPPPVFNAYLEQFERDFKMFLKCRAEELVPGGRMVLTTMGSIKSDDPLCIWEVVGLNLNDMALEGLIEAEKLDTFNLPYYAPTTEEVKKVIEIEGSFTLLKLEVLKMDWDSYIKKANSGLDKQERATMIATDIRAVGEPILASQFGEENMDNLFQRFKDVVLDHMEAEKCEYVNLVISLAKRG, from the exons ATGGAGATACAGCAAGTCcttcacatgaatggtggagATGGAAAAACAAGCTATGCAATCAACTCGCAACTTCAA aGAACTGTGGCAGCTATGGTTAAGCCCATATTTGAAGAGAGCATGGAGGAGCTTTACCTCACTCTGTTCCCCGAGTGTTTGAAAATGGCAGATTTGGGTTGCTCAGCAGGACCCAATACCCTTTTAGTTGTATCAAAAGTCATGGACATCATTGGCACCAAGTCTCAAAAGTTGAACCGCCCACCACCCTCATTGCAAGCATTCCTAAACGATCTTCCAGGGAATGACTTCAACACCATTTTCAAGTCATTGCCAAGCTTCTATAAGAAGTTGGAGAATGAGAAGGGAAGCTCATTTGGGCACTGTTTCATAACCGCAGTGCCAGGGTCTTTCTATGGCAGGCTCTTCCCTAACAATTCCCTGCACTTTGTTCATTCTTCTTACGCACTTATGTGGCTTTCCGAG gCACCAAAACAGTTGGTTAGCAAGGAGGCCATGAACAAGGGGAACATATGCATTGCAAAGACAAGCCCACCTCCTGTGTTTAATGCATACTTGGAGCAATTTGAAAGAGACTTCAAAATGTTCCTCAAGTGTAGGGCAGAAGAGTTAGTCCCTGGTGGTCGGATGGTCCTCACAACTATGGGCAGCATTAAAAGCGACGATCCTCTTTGCATTTGGGAAGTTGTTGGACTGAACCTCAATGACATGGCCTTGGAG GGCTTAATAGAAGCAGAGAAATTGGACACCTTCAATTTGCCATACTATGCACCAACTACTGAGGAAGTCAAGAAGGTGATCGAGATTGAAGGATCTTTTACTTTGCTTAAACTTGAAGTTTTGAAAATGGATTGGGACTCTTACATAAAGAAAGCTAATAGTGGCCTCGATAAGCAAGAAAGGGCAACAATGATTGCCACTGACATTAGGGCCGTTGGTGAACCTATATTGGCTAGCCAGTTTGGTGAAGAAAACATGGACAACTTGTTTCAAAGGTTTAAAGATGTTGTCCTTGATCACATGGAGGCAGAGAAATGTGAATACGTTAATTTGGTCATCTCCTTGGCAAAAAGGGGTTGA